Proteins encoded in a region of the Streptomyces sp. NBC_01471 genome:
- a CDS encoding MerR family transcriptional regulator: MATGPDNTATAAALTVDELAARAGVTVRTVRFYSARGLLPPPEIGPRRVGLYGPAHLSRLALVEELQHHGMTLAAIERYLRQLPDDLSAHDLAIHRAVVASWSPEGADDATRAELERRAGRPLPEPDIDRLAAMNVLERVEGERDAFRVDPGLLALGVQLLDVPIAHETILAARTVVLEHTRAAAKELTRLFQDEVWGPYRERESDPAAVEAMKSLSADMQPMVVQALVTAFQRSLKEELRARYVDGPAAP; the protein is encoded by the coding sequence ATGGCGACCGGGCCCGACAACACGGCCACGGCCGCGGCCCTAACGGTCGACGAACTGGCCGCGCGCGCCGGGGTGACCGTCCGCACGGTCCGTTTCTACAGCGCGCGCGGCCTGCTCCCCCCGCCGGAGATCGGGCCGCGCCGCGTCGGGCTGTACGGGCCCGCCCACCTGTCCCGGCTCGCACTGGTCGAGGAGCTGCAGCACCACGGGATGACGCTCGCCGCGATCGAGCGCTATCTCCGGCAGCTGCCCGACGATCTGAGCGCGCACGATCTCGCGATCCACCGCGCCGTGGTGGCCTCGTGGTCGCCGGAGGGGGCGGACGACGCGACCCGCGCGGAGCTGGAGCGCCGGGCCGGGCGGCCACTGCCCGAGCCGGACATCGACCGGCTCGCCGCGATGAACGTACTGGAGCGCGTCGAGGGCGAGAGGGACGCCTTCCGGGTCGATCCGGGGCTGCTCGCGCTCGGGGTGCAGCTGCTCGACGTGCCGATCGCCCACGAGACGATCCTGGCCGCGCGCACGGTGGTGCTGGAGCACACCCGGGCCGCGGCAAAGGAGCTGACGCGGCTGTTCCAGGACGAGGTGTGGGGCCCCTACCGGGAGCGCGAGAGCGACCCCGCGGCGGTGGAGGCGATGAAGTCGCTCTCCGCCGACATGCAGCCGATGGTCGTACAGGCCCTGGTGACTGCGTTCCAGCGGTCACTGAAGGAGGAGCTACGGGCCCGCTACGTGGACGGCCCCGCAGCACCCTGA
- the sph gene encoding sphingomyelin phosphodiesterase, with the protein MPLPSLRRLPRAGLAVALVAAALASAAPAASAATAVSAPPRLKVLTYNTFMMSKNLYPNWGQDHRAAAIPAASFFQGNDVVVLEEAFDNSSSDALKRNAAAQYPYQTPVVGRSKDGWDATGGSYSALSPEDGGVTLLSKWPVLRQEQFIYKNACGSDALSDKGFLYAVLDVNGTRVHIVGTHTQSDDTACAAGEAAGDRSLQLKQIDAFLAAKNIPADEEVMVAGDFNIDSRSAEYTSMLRDGGLVAADARTGHPYSFDTRENSVARYRYPDDPRQDLDYVLHRAGHARPSGWRNEVVKEESTPWTVSSWGTDYTYTNLSDHYPLLAGR; encoded by the coding sequence GTGCCGCTTCCCTCGCTCCGCCGCCTCCCCCGCGCAGGTCTCGCCGTCGCCCTCGTGGCCGCCGCGCTGGCCTCGGCCGCCCCGGCCGCCTCGGCGGCGACCGCCGTCTCCGCGCCGCCCCGGCTCAAGGTGCTGACGTACAACACGTTCATGATGAGCAAGAACCTCTACCCCAACTGGGGCCAGGACCACCGCGCCGCAGCCATACCCGCCGCCTCCTTCTTCCAGGGGAACGACGTCGTGGTGCTGGAGGAGGCCTTCGACAACTCCTCGTCCGACGCCCTGAAGCGCAACGCTGCGGCCCAGTACCCGTACCAGACGCCGGTCGTGGGCCGCAGCAAGGACGGCTGGGACGCGACCGGCGGTTCGTACTCGGCGCTCTCCCCGGAGGACGGCGGGGTGACCCTGCTCAGCAAGTGGCCGGTGCTGCGTCAGGAGCAGTTCATCTACAAGAACGCCTGCGGCTCCGACGCCCTCTCCGACAAGGGGTTCCTGTACGCCGTCCTCGATGTGAACGGCACCAGGGTGCACATCGTCGGCACCCACACCCAGTCCGACGACACGGCGTGCGCGGCGGGCGAGGCGGCCGGGGACCGCAGTCTCCAGCTGAAGCAGATCGACGCGTTCCTGGCGGCCAAGAACATTCCCGCGGACGAGGAAGTCATGGTCGCGGGCGACTTCAACATCGACTCGCGCAGCGCCGAGTACACCTCGATGCTGCGGGACGGCGGGCTGGTCGCGGCGGACGCGCGCACCGGGCACCCGTACTCCTTCGACACCCGGGAGAACTCGGTGGCCCGCTACCGCTACCCGGACGACCCGCGCCAGGACCTGGACTACGTACTGCACCGCGCCGGTCACGCCCGACCGTCCGGCTGGCGGAACGAGGTGGTCAAGGAGGAGAGCACGCCCTGGACCGTGAGCAGCTGGGGCACCGACTACACCTACACGAATCTGAGCGACCACTACCCGCTCCTCGCCGGCCGCTGA